A genomic stretch from Microplitis mediator isolate UGA2020A chromosome 10, iyMicMedi2.1, whole genome shotgun sequence includes:
- the LOC130676731 gene encoding neuroglian isoform X2 — protein sequence MKCSIFIILVSAFYASAIVRLPGLIQVSSPPRMIKQPPTDELLFQVAQQNENEKPFVIECEAEGEPGPVYTWIKNGKPFNYAAYDDRISVQPGRGSLVIAKPRDEDLGQYQCFAKNEFGTATSNSVFVRKAELNSFKEDEVQALTANEGDPFHLSCASPDGWPKPNIFWIIQDYQGAIKSINNSRMTLDPEGTLWFSNVTRNDVSEDFYYKCAASSQARNEFKLGNSFLLNVISGGSSNTLNKHEPVRQYVTRKNEIAFRGKKAKLYCIFGGTPLPEIIWSKDGERIKTSDRITHDDYGKSLVLKRVDFQDQGVYTCEASNGVGRAISYSINLQVKSAPYFTVEPEIENAAEDDTVTFRCEAHGVPEPDIKWIYNGKPIAEAPDNPRREITTNSITIRQLTKKDTGNYGCNATNAHGYVYKDVYVNVLALPAEITQPPADIVTVDGKDVIMSCRVFGAPKPAVKWIRNGQELTGGRFKTLDSGDLKITNVGFIDTGAYTCHASNKLGQDEKNATLAIKERTKITDKPEDYEVYAGASATFRCNAITDSTLELEIEWLRNNNSIDFEIEPRFVQTSDNSLTISKTTELDSGIYTCVAKTELDETRASATLTVQDVPNAPVLQGIQCYENEARINWVAMGDNRAPISHYIVEYNTSFTPDSWEVIRDDIPGTSQTYNPPMSPWANFTFRVIAVNKVGRSKASPHSQVCTTLPDVPYENPKNVMGNGTDPHNIVISWTVMPQILHNGPKFQYRVMWREDIPGKEWERKDISNWRINRYVIDNQPTYQRYQIKVVAINEVGESRAEPKVVIGYSGEDVPTQPPGNFTVEEVQSSTKALLSWSPVPPETVKGELRGYKIQTWTERDAEEGMREITIPGANTTSAVVDKFVPYTKNYVKILAFNGRYNGPPSEILNFNTPEGVPGTVLSLDAYPLGSSALFLKWTKPAESNGVLTGYRIYYQIVEGTSLGPLLERQPHVNNPEATSAKLATLKPETKYRVHIRATTRAGEGVDFYIDAETRNSQKPDVPQFQWQVIPKENGYVTIKLTWLRNLNGYPGSHFFAKYKLRGETIPLETEQEFLSDDLEIRGLLSSEVYVVSIVAVDGDYLTESEPQEIETSSEGPIIQPKENVATAGWFIGMMLAIVFLLMVLIIVCIIKRNRGGKYAVHERELAAGRGDYPEEGGFHEYSQPLDTKSAGGRTSLASSSHQDGKHPESDTDSMAEYGEGDTEGMNEDGSFIGQYGRQRKPEPNSQAFATLV from the exons ATGAAGtgttcaatatttattatattagtcTCAGCTTTTTACGCATCAGCCATTG tTCGATTACCGGGCTTAATACAAG TTTCATCACCACCGCGCATGATAAAACAACCACCGACAGATGAATTGCTCTTTCAAGTAGCGCAGCAAAACGAAAATGAAAAGCCGTTTGTTATTGAATGTGAAGCTGAGGGAGAACCAGGGCCAGT CTATACGTggataaaaaatggaaaaccTTTTAACTATGCTGCGTACGATGACCGTATATCAGTACAACCTGGTCGCGGAAGTCTCGTGATTGCAAAACCGCGGGATGAAGATCTGGGACAGTACCAGTGTTTCGCTAAAAATGAATTCGGTACAGCAACTTCAAACTCTGTATTTGTACGTAAAGCCGAGCTAAATTCGTTCAAAGAGGACGAAGTACAAGCGCTGACCGCTAACGAGGGTGACCCCTTTCATTTGTCTTGTGCGTCACCCGATGGTTGGCCAAagccaaatattttttggataattCAAGACTACCAGGGTGCCATTAAGTCTATTAATAATTCCCGAATGACACTTGATCCGGAAGGTACACTCTGGTTCAGCAATGTCACAAGAAATGATGTTTCTGAAGACTTTTACTACAAATGTGCCGCATCAAGTCAAGCTCGTAATGAATTTAAACTtggtaattcatttttattgaatgttATTTCCGGTGGATCTTCAAATACTCTCAATAAGCATGAACCAGTAAGACAGTACGTAACtcgtaaaaatgaaatagcaTTTCGTGGAAAAAAAGCCAAACTGTATTGCATATTCGGTGGTACACCACTGCCGGAAATAATATGGAGTAAAGATGGTGAACGTATTAAAACATCTGACCGTATTACGCACGATGATTATGGTAAATCGTTGGTATTAAAACGCGTTGATTTTCAAGACCAGGGAGTTTATACTTGCGAAGCTTCAAATGGTGTTGGACGTGCTATTTCATACTCGATTAATTTACAAGTCAAGTCAGCGCCGTACTTTACTGTTGAACCGGAAATAGAAAATGCCGCGGAAGATGACACTGTTACATTTAGATGTGAAGCTCATGGTGTACCTGAACCGGATATAAAGTGGATTTATAATGGTAAACCTATTGCTGAAGCACCTGACAATCCTAGACGAGAAATAACAACAAATTCAATTACTATCAGACAATTAACTAAAAAGGATACTGGCAATTATGGTTGTAACGCAACCAATGCCCATGGATACGTTTACAAAGACGTTTATGTCAATGTACTGGCATTGCCAGCTGAAATAACTCAACCACCGGCTGATATTGTGACAGTTGATGGCAAAGATGTTATAATGTCGTGTCGAGTATTTGGTGCACCGAAACCTGCGGTTAAGTGGATACGCAACGGCCAAGAATTAACTGGTGGACGTTTCAAGACTCTGGATTCTGGTGATTTGAAGATCACCAATGTTGGTTTTATTGATACAGGTGCTTATACCTGTCATGCTTCTAATAAACTTGGTCAAGATGAAAAAAACGCTACACTTGCTATTAAAGAAAGAACTAAAATAACCGACAAGCCTGAGGATTATGAAGTTTACGCAGGAGCTTCAGCAACATTTAG GTGTAATGCTATCACGGATTCAACTCTAGAGTTAGAAATCGAGTGGCTGAGAAACAACAATTCAATAGACTTTGAAATTGAACCTCGTTTTGTACAAACAAGTGACAACTCGCTAACAATATCTAAAACAACTGAATTGGATTCTGGTATTTATACTTGTGTAGCCAAGACAGAATTAGATGAAACACGAGCCTCAGCAACTCTCACTGTCCAAGACGTGCCAAATGCTCCAGTATTACAAGGGATACAGTGCTACGAAAATGAAGCACGAATTAACTGGGTAGCTATGGGTGACAATCGAGCGCCTATTTCACATTACATCGTTGAATATAACACCAGTTTTACACCCGACTCTTGGGAAGTCATCCGCGATGATATTCCCGGTACTTCACAAACTTACAATCCACCGATGTCACCCTGGGCCAACTTTACATTCCGCGTTATTGCTGTAAATAAAGTCGGTCGATCTAAAGCGTCACCACACAGCCAAGTCTGTACTACTCTGCCAGATGTACCTTACGAAAATCCAAAGAATGTTATGGGCAATGGAACAGATCCCCATAATATTGTCATCTCCTGGACAGTTATGCCGCAAATTTTACACAATGGACCGAAATTTCAGTACCGGGTTATGTGGAGAGAAGATATACCCGGGAAAGAATGGGAGAGAAAGGACATTTCAAATTGGCGTATAAATCGTTACGTGATAGATAATCAACCGACGTATCAAAGATATCAAATAAAAGTCGTTGCTATTAATGAGGTAGGAGAATCGCGGGCTGAACCTAAAGTAGTTATCGGTTATTCTGGAGAAGATGTTCCGACACAACCACCGGGTAACTTTACTGTTGAAGAGGTACAGTCGAGTACAAAAGCGTTGCTGTCTTGGTCACCAGTTCCTCCAGAAACCGTTAAAGGTGAATTACGtggttataaaattcaaacatgGACGGAGAGAGACGCCGAGGAAGGAATGCGTGAAATAACAATTCCCGGTGCTAATACAACAAGCGCAGTTGTTGATAAATTCGTTCCTTATACtaaaaattatgttaaaaTCTTAGCATTCAATGGCAGATATAACGGTCCCCCATCTGAGATATTGAATTTCAATACACCTGAAGGCGTTCCCGGTACTGTATTGAGTTTAGACGCTTACCCGTTAGGCTCGAGTGCTCTCTTCCTCAAGTGGACTAAACCAGCTGAGTCAAATGGTGTTTTGACGGGCTACAGAATTTATTACCAGATTGTCGAAGGTACATCGCTCGGTCCTTTGCTAGAACGGCAACCTCACGTCAATAATCCAGAGGCGACTTCTGCTAAATTAGCAACTCTTAAGCCTGAAACAAAATACCGGGTACATATACGCGCGACAACGCGTGCTGGTGAAGGTGTTGACTTTTACATTGATGCCGAGACTCGCAACTCACAGAAACCCGATGTACCACAATTTCAATGGCAAGTTATACCCAAAGAAAATGGATACGTTACTATTAAATTAACTTGGCTACGCAATCTTAATGGCTATCCAGGAAGTCATTTCTTCGCAAAGTATAAACTCAGAGGTGAGACTATACCACTTGAAACAGAGCaagaatttttgagtgatGATCTCGAAATAAGAGGACTTTTGAGCAGTGAAGTTTATGTTGTATCTATTGTCGCTGTTGATGGTGACTATTTGACTGAAAGTGAACCTCAAGAGATCGAAACAAGTAGTGAGGGCCCAATCATACAACCAAAAGAAAATGTCGCCACAGCTGGATGGTTTATTG GTATGATGCTGGCTATTGTCTTTCTTCTAATGGTGCTGATAATTGTCTGCATAATAAAACGTAACCGCGGTGGCAAATACGCGGTACACGAACGTGAATTAGCTGCCGGACGTGGTGATTATCCAGAAGAAGGTGGATTCCACGAGTACTCACAACCACTGGACACTAAATCTGCTGGCGGGCGCACTTCCCTGGCATCATCGTCTCATCAAGACGGCAAACATCCGGAATCTGATACTGACTCAATGGCTGAATACGGTGAAGGCGATACCG AAGGTATGAATGAAGATGGGTCTTTCATTGGTCAGTACGGCCGTCAAAGGAAACCAGAGCCCAATTCACAAGCATTTGCAACGTTAGTCTAA
- the LOC130676731 gene encoding neuroglian isoform X4 produces the protein MKCSIFIILVSAFYASAIVRLPGLIQVSSPPRMIKQPPTDELLFQVAQQNENEKPFVIECEAEGEPGPVYTWIKNGKPFNYAAYDDRISVQPGRGSLVIAKPRDEDLGQYQCFAKNEFGTATSNSVFVRKAELNSFKEDEVQALTANEGDPFHLSCASPDGWPKPNIFWIIQDYQGAIKSINNSRMTLDPEGTLWFSNVTRNDVSEDFYYKCAASSQARNEFKLGNSFLLNVISGGSSNTLNKHEPVRQYVTRKNEIAFRGKKAKLYCIFGGTPLPEIIWSKDGERIKTSDRITHDDYGKSLVLKRVDFQDQGVYTCEASNGVGRAISYSINLQVKSAPYFTVEPEIENAAEDDTVTFRCEAHGVPEPDIKWIYNGKPIAEAPDNPRREITTNSITIRQLTKKDTGNYGCNATNAHGYVYKDVYVNVLALPAEITQPPADIVTVDGKDVIMSCRVFGAPKPAVKWIRNGQELTGGRFKTLDSGDLKITNVGFIDTGAYTCHASNKLGQDEKNATLAIKERTKITDKPEDYEVYAGASATFRCNAITDSTLELEIEWLRNNNSIDFEIEPRFVQTSDNSLTISKTTELDSGIYTCVAKTELDETRASATLTVQDVPNAPVLQGIQCYENEARINWVAMGDNRAPISHYIVEYNTSFTPDSWEVIRDDIPGTSQTYNPPMSPWANFTFRVIAVNKVGRSKASPHSQVCTTLPDVPYENPKNVMGNGTDPHNIVISWTVMPQILHNGPKFQYRVMWREDIPGKEWERKDISNWRINRYVIDNQPTYQRYQIKVVAINEVGESRAEPKVVIGYSGEDVPTQPPGNFTVEEVQSSTKALLSWSPVPPETVKGELRGYKIQTWTERDAEEGMREITIPGANTTSAVVDKFVPYTKNYVKILAFNGRYNGPPSEILNFNTPEGVPGTVLSLDAYPLGSSALFLKWTKPAESNGVLTGYRIYYQIVEGTSLGPLLERQPHVNNPEATSAKLATLKPETKYRVHIRATTRAGEGVDFYIDAETRNSQKPDVPQFQWQVIPKENGYVTIKLTWLRNLNGYPGSHFFAKYKLRGETIPLETEQEFLSDDLEIRGLLSSEVYVVSIVAVDGDYLTESEPQEIETSSEGPIIQPKENVATAGWFIEI, from the exons ATGAAGtgttcaatatttattatattagtcTCAGCTTTTTACGCATCAGCCATTG tTCGATTACCGGGCTTAATACAAG TTTCATCACCACCGCGCATGATAAAACAACCACCGACAGATGAATTGCTCTTTCAAGTAGCGCAGCAAAACGAAAATGAAAAGCCGTTTGTTATTGAATGTGAAGCTGAGGGAGAACCAGGGCCAGT CTATACGTggataaaaaatggaaaaccTTTTAACTATGCTGCGTACGATGACCGTATATCAGTACAACCTGGTCGCGGAAGTCTCGTGATTGCAAAACCGCGGGATGAAGATCTGGGACAGTACCAGTGTTTCGCTAAAAATGAATTCGGTACAGCAACTTCAAACTCTGTATTTGTACGTAAAGCCGAGCTAAATTCGTTCAAAGAGGACGAAGTACAAGCGCTGACCGCTAACGAGGGTGACCCCTTTCATTTGTCTTGTGCGTCACCCGATGGTTGGCCAAagccaaatattttttggataattCAAGACTACCAGGGTGCCATTAAGTCTATTAATAATTCCCGAATGACACTTGATCCGGAAGGTACACTCTGGTTCAGCAATGTCACAAGAAATGATGTTTCTGAAGACTTTTACTACAAATGTGCCGCATCAAGTCAAGCTCGTAATGAATTTAAACTtggtaattcatttttattgaatgttATTTCCGGTGGATCTTCAAATACTCTCAATAAGCATGAACCAGTAAGACAGTACGTAACtcgtaaaaatgaaatagcaTTTCGTGGAAAAAAAGCCAAACTGTATTGCATATTCGGTGGTACACCACTGCCGGAAATAATATGGAGTAAAGATGGTGAACGTATTAAAACATCTGACCGTATTACGCACGATGATTATGGTAAATCGTTGGTATTAAAACGCGTTGATTTTCAAGACCAGGGAGTTTATACTTGCGAAGCTTCAAATGGTGTTGGACGTGCTATTTCATACTCGATTAATTTACAAGTCAAGTCAGCGCCGTACTTTACTGTTGAACCGGAAATAGAAAATGCCGCGGAAGATGACACTGTTACATTTAGATGTGAAGCTCATGGTGTACCTGAACCGGATATAAAGTGGATTTATAATGGTAAACCTATTGCTGAAGCACCTGACAATCCTAGACGAGAAATAACAACAAATTCAATTACTATCAGACAATTAACTAAAAAGGATACTGGCAATTATGGTTGTAACGCAACCAATGCCCATGGATACGTTTACAAAGACGTTTATGTCAATGTACTGGCATTGCCAGCTGAAATAACTCAACCACCGGCTGATATTGTGACAGTTGATGGCAAAGATGTTATAATGTCGTGTCGAGTATTTGGTGCACCGAAACCTGCGGTTAAGTGGATACGCAACGGCCAAGAATTAACTGGTGGACGTTTCAAGACTCTGGATTCTGGTGATTTGAAGATCACCAATGTTGGTTTTATTGATACAGGTGCTTATACCTGTCATGCTTCTAATAAACTTGGTCAAGATGAAAAAAACGCTACACTTGCTATTAAAGAAAGAACTAAAATAACCGACAAGCCTGAGGATTATGAAGTTTACGCAGGAGCTTCAGCAACATTTAG GTGTAATGCTATCACGGATTCAACTCTAGAGTTAGAAATCGAGTGGCTGAGAAACAACAATTCAATAGACTTTGAAATTGAACCTCGTTTTGTACAAACAAGTGACAACTCGCTAACAATATCTAAAACAACTGAATTGGATTCTGGTATTTATACTTGTGTAGCCAAGACAGAATTAGATGAAACACGAGCCTCAGCAACTCTCACTGTCCAAGACGTGCCAAATGCTCCAGTATTACAAGGGATACAGTGCTACGAAAATGAAGCACGAATTAACTGGGTAGCTATGGGTGACAATCGAGCGCCTATTTCACATTACATCGTTGAATATAACACCAGTTTTACACCCGACTCTTGGGAAGTCATCCGCGATGATATTCCCGGTACTTCACAAACTTACAATCCACCGATGTCACCCTGGGCCAACTTTACATTCCGCGTTATTGCTGTAAATAAAGTCGGTCGATCTAAAGCGTCACCACACAGCCAAGTCTGTACTACTCTGCCAGATGTACCTTACGAAAATCCAAAGAATGTTATGGGCAATGGAACAGATCCCCATAATATTGTCATCTCCTGGACAGTTATGCCGCAAATTTTACACAATGGACCGAAATTTCAGTACCGGGTTATGTGGAGAGAAGATATACCCGGGAAAGAATGGGAGAGAAAGGACATTTCAAATTGGCGTATAAATCGTTACGTGATAGATAATCAACCGACGTATCAAAGATATCAAATAAAAGTCGTTGCTATTAATGAGGTAGGAGAATCGCGGGCTGAACCTAAAGTAGTTATCGGTTATTCTGGAGAAGATGTTCCGACACAACCACCGGGTAACTTTACTGTTGAAGAGGTACAGTCGAGTACAAAAGCGTTGCTGTCTTGGTCACCAGTTCCTCCAGAAACCGTTAAAGGTGAATTACGtggttataaaattcaaacatgGACGGAGAGAGACGCCGAGGAAGGAATGCGTGAAATAACAATTCCCGGTGCTAATACAACAAGCGCAGTTGTTGATAAATTCGTTCCTTATACtaaaaattatgttaaaaTCTTAGCATTCAATGGCAGATATAACGGTCCCCCATCTGAGATATTGAATTTCAATACACCTGAAGGCGTTCCCGGTACTGTATTGAGTTTAGACGCTTACCCGTTAGGCTCGAGTGCTCTCTTCCTCAAGTGGACTAAACCAGCTGAGTCAAATGGTGTTTTGACGGGCTACAGAATTTATTACCAGATTGTCGAAGGTACATCGCTCGGTCCTTTGCTAGAACGGCAACCTCACGTCAATAATCCAGAGGCGACTTCTGCTAAATTAGCAACTCTTAAGCCTGAAACAAAATACCGGGTACATATACGCGCGACAACGCGTGCTGGTGAAGGTGTTGACTTTTACATTGATGCCGAGACTCGCAACTCACAGAAACCCGATGTACCACAATTTCAATGGCAAGTTATACCCAAAGAAAATGGATACGTTACTATTAAATTAACTTGGCTACGCAATCTTAATGGCTATCCAGGAAGTCATTTCTTCGCAAAGTATAAACTCAGAGGTGAGACTATACCACTTGAAACAGAGCaagaatttttgagtgatGATCTCGAAATAAGAGGACTTTTGAGCAGTGAAGTTTATGTTGTATCTATTGTCGCTGTTGATGGTGACTATTTGACTGAAAGTGAACCTCAAGAGATCGAAACAAGTAGTGAGGGCCCAATCATACAACCAAAAGAAAATGTCGCCACAGCTGGATGGTTTATTG AAATCTAA
- the LOC130676731 gene encoding neuroglian isoform X1, which produces MKCSIFIILVSAFYASAIVRLPGLIQVSSPPRMIKQPPTDELLFQVAQQNENEKPFVIECEAEGEPGPVYTWIKNGKPFNYAAYDDRISVQPGRGSLVIAKPRDEDLGQYQCFAKNEFGTATSNSVFVRKAELNSFKEDEVQALTANEGDPFHLSCASPDGWPKPNIFWIIQDYQGAIKSINNSRMTLDPEGTLWFSNVTRNDVSEDFYYKCAASSQARNEFKLGNSFLLNVISGGSSNTLNKHEPVRQYVTRKNEIAFRGKKAKLYCIFGGTPLPEIIWSKDGERIKTSDRITHDDYGKSLVLKRVDFQDQGVYTCEASNGVGRAISYSINLQVKSAPYFTVEPEIENAAEDDTVTFRCEAHGVPEPDIKWIYNGKPIAEAPDNPRREITTNSITIRQLTKKDTGNYGCNATNAHGYVYKDVYVNVLALPAEITQPPADIVTVDGKDVIMSCRVFGAPKPAVKWIRNGQELTGGRFKTLDSGDLKITNVGFIDTGAYTCHASNKLGQDEKNATLAIKERTKITDKPEDYEVYAGASATFRCNAITDSTLELEIEWLRNNNSIDFEIEPRFVQTSDNSLTISKTTELDSGIYTCVAKTELDETRASATLTVQDVPNAPVLQGIQCYENEARINWVAMGDNRAPISHYIVEYNTSFTPDSWEVIRDDIPGTSQTYNPPMSPWANFTFRVIAVNKVGRSKASPHSQVCTTLPDVPYENPKNVMGNGTDPHNIVISWTVMPQILHNGPKFQYRVMWREDIPGKEWERKDISNWRINRYVIDNQPTYQRYQIKVVAINEVGESRAEPKVVIGYSGEDVPTQPPGNFTVEEVQSSTKALLSWSPVPPETVKGELRGYKIQTWTERDAEEGMREITIPGANTTSAVVDKFVPYTKNYVKILAFNGRYNGPPSEILNFNTPEGVPGTVLSLDAYPLGSSALFLKWTKPAESNGVLTGYRIYYQIVEGTSLGPLLERQPHVNNPEATSAKLATLKPETKYRVHIRATTRAGEGVDFYIDAETRNSQKPDVPQFQWQVIPKENGYVTIKLTWLRNLNGYPGSHFFAKYKLRGETIPLETEQEFLSDDLEIRGLLSSEVYVVSIVAVDGDYLTESEPQEIETSSEGPIIQPKENVATAGWFIGMMLAIVFLLMVLIIVCIIKRNRGGKYAVHERELAAGRGDYPEEGGFHEYSQPLDTKSAGGRTSLASSSHQDGKHPESDTDSMAEYGEGDTGRFTEDGSFIGQYGPKGRPDETPSIPTGSMATYV; this is translated from the exons ATGAAGtgttcaatatttattatattagtcTCAGCTTTTTACGCATCAGCCATTG tTCGATTACCGGGCTTAATACAAG TTTCATCACCACCGCGCATGATAAAACAACCACCGACAGATGAATTGCTCTTTCAAGTAGCGCAGCAAAACGAAAATGAAAAGCCGTTTGTTATTGAATGTGAAGCTGAGGGAGAACCAGGGCCAGT CTATACGTggataaaaaatggaaaaccTTTTAACTATGCTGCGTACGATGACCGTATATCAGTACAACCTGGTCGCGGAAGTCTCGTGATTGCAAAACCGCGGGATGAAGATCTGGGACAGTACCAGTGTTTCGCTAAAAATGAATTCGGTACAGCAACTTCAAACTCTGTATTTGTACGTAAAGCCGAGCTAAATTCGTTCAAAGAGGACGAAGTACAAGCGCTGACCGCTAACGAGGGTGACCCCTTTCATTTGTCTTGTGCGTCACCCGATGGTTGGCCAAagccaaatattttttggataattCAAGACTACCAGGGTGCCATTAAGTCTATTAATAATTCCCGAATGACACTTGATCCGGAAGGTACACTCTGGTTCAGCAATGTCACAAGAAATGATGTTTCTGAAGACTTTTACTACAAATGTGCCGCATCAAGTCAAGCTCGTAATGAATTTAAACTtggtaattcatttttattgaatgttATTTCCGGTGGATCTTCAAATACTCTCAATAAGCATGAACCAGTAAGACAGTACGTAACtcgtaaaaatgaaatagcaTTTCGTGGAAAAAAAGCCAAACTGTATTGCATATTCGGTGGTACACCACTGCCGGAAATAATATGGAGTAAAGATGGTGAACGTATTAAAACATCTGACCGTATTACGCACGATGATTATGGTAAATCGTTGGTATTAAAACGCGTTGATTTTCAAGACCAGGGAGTTTATACTTGCGAAGCTTCAAATGGTGTTGGACGTGCTATTTCATACTCGATTAATTTACAAGTCAAGTCAGCGCCGTACTTTACTGTTGAACCGGAAATAGAAAATGCCGCGGAAGATGACACTGTTACATTTAGATGTGAAGCTCATGGTGTACCTGAACCGGATATAAAGTGGATTTATAATGGTAAACCTATTGCTGAAGCACCTGACAATCCTAGACGAGAAATAACAACAAATTCAATTACTATCAGACAATTAACTAAAAAGGATACTGGCAATTATGGTTGTAACGCAACCAATGCCCATGGATACGTTTACAAAGACGTTTATGTCAATGTACTGGCATTGCCAGCTGAAATAACTCAACCACCGGCTGATATTGTGACAGTTGATGGCAAAGATGTTATAATGTCGTGTCGAGTATTTGGTGCACCGAAACCTGCGGTTAAGTGGATACGCAACGGCCAAGAATTAACTGGTGGACGTTTCAAGACTCTGGATTCTGGTGATTTGAAGATCACCAATGTTGGTTTTATTGATACAGGTGCTTATACCTGTCATGCTTCTAATAAACTTGGTCAAGATGAAAAAAACGCTACACTTGCTATTAAAGAAAGAACTAAAATAACCGACAAGCCTGAGGATTATGAAGTTTACGCAGGAGCTTCAGCAACATTTAG GTGTAATGCTATCACGGATTCAACTCTAGAGTTAGAAATCGAGTGGCTGAGAAACAACAATTCAATAGACTTTGAAATTGAACCTCGTTTTGTACAAACAAGTGACAACTCGCTAACAATATCTAAAACAACTGAATTGGATTCTGGTATTTATACTTGTGTAGCCAAGACAGAATTAGATGAAACACGAGCCTCAGCAACTCTCACTGTCCAAGACGTGCCAAATGCTCCAGTATTACAAGGGATACAGTGCTACGAAAATGAAGCACGAATTAACTGGGTAGCTATGGGTGACAATCGAGCGCCTATTTCACATTACATCGTTGAATATAACACCAGTTTTACACCCGACTCTTGGGAAGTCATCCGCGATGATATTCCCGGTACTTCACAAACTTACAATCCACCGATGTCACCCTGGGCCAACTTTACATTCCGCGTTATTGCTGTAAATAAAGTCGGTCGATCTAAAGCGTCACCACACAGCCAAGTCTGTACTACTCTGCCAGATGTACCTTACGAAAATCCAAAGAATGTTATGGGCAATGGAACAGATCCCCATAATATTGTCATCTCCTGGACAGTTATGCCGCAAATTTTACACAATGGACCGAAATTTCAGTACCGGGTTATGTGGAGAGAAGATATACCCGGGAAAGAATGGGAGAGAAAGGACATTTCAAATTGGCGTATAAATCGTTACGTGATAGATAATCAACCGACGTATCAAAGATATCAAATAAAAGTCGTTGCTATTAATGAGGTAGGAGAATCGCGGGCTGAACCTAAAGTAGTTATCGGTTATTCTGGAGAAGATGTTCCGACACAACCACCGGGTAACTTTACTGTTGAAGAGGTACAGTCGAGTACAAAAGCGTTGCTGTCTTGGTCACCAGTTCCTCCAGAAACCGTTAAAGGTGAATTACGtggttataaaattcaaacatgGACGGAGAGAGACGCCGAGGAAGGAATGCGTGAAATAACAATTCCCGGTGCTAATACAACAAGCGCAGTTGTTGATAAATTCGTTCCTTATACtaaaaattatgttaaaaTCTTAGCATTCAATGGCAGATATAACGGTCCCCCATCTGAGATATTGAATTTCAATACACCTGAAGGCGTTCCCGGTACTGTATTGAGTTTAGACGCTTACCCGTTAGGCTCGAGTGCTCTCTTCCTCAAGTGGACTAAACCAGCTGAGTCAAATGGTGTTTTGACGGGCTACAGAATTTATTACCAGATTGTCGAAGGTACATCGCTCGGTCCTTTGCTAGAACGGCAACCTCACGTCAATAATCCAGAGGCGACTTCTGCTAAATTAGCAACTCTTAAGCCTGAAACAAAATACCGGGTACATATACGCGCGACAACGCGTGCTGGTGAAGGTGTTGACTTTTACATTGATGCCGAGACTCGCAACTCACAGAAACCCGATGTACCACAATTTCAATGGCAAGTTATACCCAAAGAAAATGGATACGTTACTATTAAATTAACTTGGCTACGCAATCTTAATGGCTATCCAGGAAGTCATTTCTTCGCAAAGTATAAACTCAGAGGTGAGACTATACCACTTGAAACAGAGCaagaatttttgagtgatGATCTCGAAATAAGAGGACTTTTGAGCAGTGAAGTTTATGTTGTATCTATTGTCGCTGTTGATGGTGACTATTTGACTGAAAGTGAACCTCAAGAGATCGAAACAAGTAGTGAGGGCCCAATCATACAACCAAAAGAAAATGTCGCCACAGCTGGATGGTTTATTG GTATGATGCTGGCTATTGTCTTTCTTCTAATGGTGCTGATAATTGTCTGCATAATAAAACGTAACCGCGGTGGCAAATACGCGGTACACGAACGTGAATTAGCTGCCGGACGTGGTGATTATCCAGAAGAAGGTGGATTCCACGAGTACTCACAACCACTGGACACTAAATCTGCTGGCGGGCGCACTTCCCTGGCATCATCGTCTCATCAAGACGGCAAACATCCGGAATCTGATACTGACTCAATGGCTGAATACGGTGAAGGCGATACCG GACGTTTCACAGAAGACGGATCATTCATTGGTCAGTATGGACCAAAAGGAAGACCTGATGAAACACCATCAATTCCAACAGGTTCGATGGCAACTTACGTCTAA